Proteins from a genomic interval of Bdellovibrionales bacterium:
- a CDS encoding glutamate-5-semialdehyde dehydrogenase — protein MCSRKGHCVEETLKRVKQASLTMAYLTSQQKNQALAALSDILETKRTWLIQANAKDLEEQRGKLSSSLFQRLTLSNEKISELVRGLSDLQGLKDPIGERTLHRELDHGLTLERVATPIGVIGVIFESRPDVAVQIGSLLLKSGNAGVLKGGKEAFHTLQAIEEIVKLLNEECQFLPRHWLSFIGSRDEVAKMLSQDAYIDLVIPRGSNDLVKSVKAQTKIPVLGHADGICHLYMDRNFDISEAIALIHDSKAQNPSACNALETLLVHQKHYDEVISLLRRNKVGIELIETPSSWSVEYGDLRLAVKSVLGLEEAISHINSFGSHHTDVILSQDLVAADQFIREVDSANVFVNCSTRFSDGFRYGFGAEVGISTNKTHARGPVGLEGLTIYKYVLRGHGHRVADYMGSNAKLFSHRNLEC, from the coding sequence ATTTGTAGTAGGAAAGGGCACTGTGTGGAAGAAACCCTAAAGAGAGTCAAACAAGCGAGTCTCACGATGGCCTATTTAACGAGCCAGCAGAAAAATCAGGCGCTTGCGGCCTTGTCTGACATCCTTGAAACAAAAAGAACCTGGCTCATTCAAGCGAATGCCAAAGATCTGGAAGAGCAAAGGGGAAAATTATCGTCTAGTCTTTTTCAGCGTCTCACACTTTCAAATGAAAAAATATCCGAACTTGTTCGTGGACTCTCAGATCTTCAGGGATTGAAAGATCCTATTGGAGAAAGAACTTTGCACAGAGAACTTGATCACGGGCTCACTCTGGAAAGAGTGGCAACTCCGATCGGAGTGATCGGAGTTATTTTTGAGAGTCGTCCCGATGTGGCCGTTCAAATCGGATCTTTGTTGCTAAAGAGCGGAAATGCGGGAGTTCTTAAGGGTGGCAAAGAAGCCTTTCATACTTTGCAAGCGATAGAGGAAATAGTGAAGCTACTAAATGAAGAGTGTCAATTTCTGCCGCGACACTGGTTGAGCTTTATTGGTTCTCGAGACGAGGTGGCAAAAATGCTTTCTCAGGACGCTTACATCGATCTGGTGATTCCTCGAGGCTCGAACGACCTGGTAAAATCGGTGAAGGCACAGACAAAAATTCCAGTTCTCGGCCACGCCGATGGGATCTGCCATCTCTATATGGACCGGAATTTCGATATTTCTGAGGCGATTGCTTTGATCCATGATTCAAAAGCTCAAAACCCCTCGGCCTGCAACGCGCTTGAGACTCTCCTCGTTCATCAGAAGCACTACGATGAAGTGATTTCTTTGCTCCGAAGAAACAAAGTGGGAATTGAGCTTATTGAGACCCCCTCTTCCTGGAGCGTCGAATACGGAGATTTAAGATTGGCTGTGAAATCTGTTTTAGGCCTTGAAGAGGCGATCTCTCATATCAATAGCTTTGGATCCCATCACACGGATGTCATCCTGAGCCAAGATTTAGTGGCAGCGGACCAATTTATTCGCGAAGTGGACTCTGCAAACGTTTTTGTTAATTGTTCGACTCGGTTCTCAGATGGCTTTCGCTACGGATTCGGCGCGGAGGTCGGTATCAGCACAAACAAAACACACGCTCGAGGCCCTGTCGGCCTAGAGGGGTTGACCATTTATAAGTACGTACTTCGCGGGCATGGTCATCGAGTGGCTGACTATATGGGATCAAATGCGAAACTATTTTCGCACCGGAATCTTGAATGCTAA